A window of the Brassica napus cultivar Da-Ae chromosome A2, Da-Ae, whole genome shotgun sequence genome harbors these coding sequences:
- the LOC111203212 gene encoding uncharacterized protein LOC111203212, with the protein MASSSHYHYHNDDDDEDYVNDYVEDYVNDYVQNFDEEPKKRKQRIYMERFREDGHQKLWNDYFSETPTYNPELFRRRFRMNKSLFLRIVQRLETNIPYFQQGTDCTGRSSLTPLQKCTAAIRQLAYGGAADSLDEYVRLAETTARKSLHKFTAGIISLFGDEYLRQPTQEDLQRLLYIGDQRGFPGMIGSIDLRNIRYLLKPKKLFEKMSSVPSEFCKLDLP; encoded by the exons atggcatcttcttctcatTATCACTACCATAACGATGACGATGATGAAGATTATGTTAATGATTACGTTGAAGATTATGTTAATGATTACGTTCAAAACtttgatgaagaaccaaaaaagCGGAAGCAACGTATTTATATGGAGAGGTTCCGAGAAGACGGCCACCAGAAGCTCTGGAATGATTACTTTAGCGAGACTCCAACTTACAATCCCGAGTTATTCCGCCGACGGTTCCGAATGAACAAATCTTTGTTCCTGCGTATTGTACAACGTCTCGAAACCAACATACCGTATTTTCAACAAGGAACCGATTGTACCGGACGGTCTAGTCTAACACCCCTACAAAAATGTACTGCAGCAATCCGACAGTTGGCTTATGGCGGTGCAGCTGATTCGCTTGATGAGTATGTCCGGCTTGCTGAAACGACAGCTCGGAAATCTTTGCACAAATTTACCGCCGGAATAATCAGCTTGTTTGGTGATGAATACCTACGCCAACCGACACAAGAGGATCTGCAAAGACTTCTCTATATTGGAGACCAACGTGGGTTTCCGGGGATGATTggcagcatcgact TGAGAAACATTCGTTATTTGCTAAAACCCAAGAAGCTGttcgaaaagatgtcgagcgtgcctTCGGAGTTCTGCAAGCTAGATTTGCCGTAG
- the LOC106378972 gene encoding glutathione S-transferase T2-like: MDPRNPLNPYSESPSYSYLLHSQNFQYGSYPSTQYPSEIPPYSSQQPDGPPEREDPAVASKERRQWTPADDEVVISAWLNTSKDAVVGNEQKSGTFWKRVAEYCESTPHAKESGEPREWLHIKQRWQKINDLTNKFCGAYSAAERQITSGQSETDVLKMAYDIYYADHKRKFNLEYAWCVLRFEQKWLSLNTPKPTKPTGSAKRKAGEECSSTTVGDEEVRPEGVKAAKARRKVGQGKSLADVTTVMEMKERLSKVAILDTLLAKTGPLSEAEEIVKNKLLAQYF, translated from the coding sequence ATGGATCCAAGGAATCCATTGAATCCCTATAGTGAGTCCCCTAGTTATAGTTATCTTCTCCATAGCCAAAATTTTCAGTATGGAAGTTATCCTTCTACTCAGTATCCATCCGAGATACCTCCTTATAGTTCACAACAACCTGACGGTCCACCTGAACGTGAAGACCCAGCAGTTGCCTCTAAGGAGAGAAGGCAATGGACTCCAGCTGATGACGAGGTCGTCATAAGTGCTTGGCTCAACACATCTAAGGATGCAGTGGTTGGGAATGAACAAAAATCAGGGACGTTCTGGAAACGTGTTGCTGAGTACTGTGAATCTACTCCACATGCTAAAGAGAGTGGTGAACCAAGAGAGTGGCTCCATATTAAGCAGAGGTGGCAGAAGATTAATGACCTCACCAACAAATTTTGCGGTGCTTACTCGGCAGCGGAGAGACAGATAACTTCTGGTCAGAGCGAGACTGACGTCCTCAAGATGGCTTATGATATCTACTACGCTGATCACAAGAGGAAATTCAATCTTGAGTATGCGTGGTGCGTGTTGAGGTTTGAGCAGAAATGGCTCAGTCTTAACACTCCTAAACCCACTAAACCCACTGGGAGTGCAAAGCGAAAAGCTGGAGAGGAATGTTCAAGCACCACTGTTGGTGATGAAGAGGTCCGGCCTGAAGGTGTCAAAGCGGCTAAAGCAAGAAGGAAGGTGGGTCAAGGAAAGTCTCTTGCTGATGTTACTACTGTGATGGAGATGAAAGAGAGACTGTCAAAGGTTGCCATTTTAGACACACTGTTAGCCAAGACAGGACCACTAAGCGAGGCTGAAGAGATTGTCAAGAACAAGCTGCTCGCTCAGTATTTCTGA
- the LOC106382666 gene encoding phosphoglucan, water dikinase, chloroplastic codes for MESIGSHCYTSPFTFITTRNSSLPRLLHFTPRGAIHIRSQSDSRRLLTCSASSSTIEEHRMNKDGSGPSRKKVKLNVRLNHQVKFGEHVAIFGSAEEIGSWKEKSPLNWTETGWVCELHLNGDHALEFKFVIVKTDGSLSWESGDNRVLNLPKAGAFSVVCHWDATREALDVVSQEEVGEGERVVGSSENGAQLRKSALGGEWKGKEASFMSSNEHGEREVGRSWDTSGLEGPGLKMVEGDRNSRNWWRKLEMVREVIVGSVEREERLKALIYSAVYLKWINTGQIPCFEDGGHHRPNRHAEISRLIFRELENICSKKDATAEEVLVARKIHPCLPSFKAEFTASVPLTRIRDIAHRNDIPHDLKQEIKHTIQNKLHRNAGPEDLIATEAMLERITETPGKYGGDFVEQFRIFHNELKDFFNAGSLTEQLDSMKVSMDERGLSALTLFLECKERLDASGESGNVLELIKTMHSLASLRETIVKELNSGLRNDAPDAAIAMRQKWRLCEIGLEDYFFVLLSRFLNAVETMGGAVKLAKDVGSKDVSSWNDPLDALVLGVHQVGLSGWKQEECLAIRNELLAWRERDLLEKEGEEDGKTIWAMRLKATLDRARRLTSEYSDLLLQIFPSNVEILGRALGIPENSVKTYTEAEIRAGIIFQISKLCTVLLKAVRNTLGSEGWDVIVPGSTSGTLVQVDSIVPGSLPSTDGGPVILLVNKADGDEEVSAANGNIAGVMLLQELPHLSHLGVRARQEKIVFVTCDDDEKVAEIRRLVGKYVSLEASPSHVNLMLSTEDNKRTDKKSVSVNEEESKPVSSTSNSLLYSYKDISSGGIIALADSDVSTSGSKAAACGLLASLAAASTRVHSEHGVPASFKVPIGVVIPFGSMELALKQSNSEEKFTSLLEKLETATPQDGELDSICDQIHELMNSLQVPQETINTISKAFPKDTRLIVRSSANVEDLAGMSAAGLYESIPNVSPSDPSVFSASVCQVWASLYTRRAVLSRRAAGVSQREASMAVLVQEMLSPDLSFVLHTVSPSDPKNNLVEAEIAPGLGETLASGTRGTPWRLASGKLDGIVQTLAFANFSEELLVSGKGPADGKYVRLTVDYSKKRLTVDSVFRQRLGQRLGSVGFFLERNFGCAQDVEGCLVGEDVYIVQSRPQPL; via the exons ATGGAGAGCATTGGCAGCCACTGTTACACCTCTCCCTTCACCTTCATCACCACGAGAAACTCCTCTCTCCCTAGACTCCTTCACTTCACTCCCAGAGGAGCAATCCACATTCGCAGCCAATCAGACTCGCGTCGTCTCCTCACTTGCTCTGCTTCTTCCTCCACCAT TGAGGAGCACCGGATGAACAAAGATGGGTCGGGTCCGTCGAGAAAGAAAGTGAAGCTGAACGTGAGACTTAACCATCAAGTCAAGTTCGGTGAGCACGTGGCTATCTTTGGCTCAGCTGAAGAGATTGGCTCCTGGAAGGAGAAATCTCCTCTTAACTGGACTGAAACTGGATGGGTTTGCGAGCTTCACCTCAACGGAGACCATGCTCTGGAGTTCAAGTTCGTCATTGTGAAAACCGACGGTTCTCTCTCATGGGAGTCCGGTGACAACCgtgtcctgaacctcccaaAGGCCGGAGCTTTCTCAGTCGTATGCCACTGGGACGCTACTAGAGAGGCTCTTGATGTTGTCTCTCAGGAGGAGGTTGGTGAGGGAGAGAGAGTGGTGGGGAGTAGTGAGAACGGTGCGCAGCTTCGGAAGAGTGCGTTGGGTGGGGAGTGGAAAGGGAAAGAGGCTTCCTTTATGAGTTCGAATGAGCATGGTGAGAGAGAAGTTGGGAGGAGTTGGGATACTAGTGGTCTTGAAGGTCCGGGTCTCAAGATGGTGGAAGGTGATCGCAACTCTAGGAACTGGTGGAGAAAG CTTGAAATGGTACGGGAGGTTATAGTTGGGAGTGTTGAGAGGGAGGAAAGGTTGAAGGCGCTTATATACTCTGCAGTGTATTTGAAg TGGATAAACACAGGACAGATTCCATGTTTTGAGGATGGAGGGCATCACCGTCCGAACCGGCATGCTGAGATCTCCAGGCTTATATTCCGTGAGTTGGAGAACATTTGCAGCAAGAAAGATGCTACCGCAGAG GAAGTGCTTGTTGCTCGGAAAATCCATCCGTGTTTACCTTCTTTCAAAGCAGAGTTTACTGCATCTGTCCCTCTAACTAGAATTAGAGACATCGCCCATCGCAATGACATTCCTCATGATCTCAAG CAAGAGATCAAGCACACAATACAAAACAAGCTCCACCGGAATGCCGGTCCAGAAGATCTAATTGCAACAGAAGCAATGCTTGAGAGAATCACTGAGACCCCAGGAAAATACGGTGGAGACTTTGTGGAGCAGTTCAGAATATTCCATAATGAGCTTAAGGATTTCTTTAATGCTGGAAG CCTCACAGAgcaacttgattctatgaaagtTTCTATGGATGAGAGAGGTCTTTCTGCTCTCACTTTGTTTCTTGAATGTAAAGAG CGCCTTGACGCATCCGGAGAATCAGGCAATGTTTTGGAGTTGATTAAAACTATGCATTCTCTGGCTTCTCTAAGAGAAACAATTGTTAAGGAACTTAACAGCGGCTTGCGTAATGATGCTCCTGATGCTGCCATTGCAATGCGCCAGAAG TGGCGTCTTTGTGAGATTGGCCTTGAGgactatttttttgttctacTAAGCAG ATTTCTCAATGCTGTTGAAACTATGGGAGGAGCTGTTAAACTGGCGAAAGATGTGGGATCAAAAGACGTTTCCTCGTGGAATGATCCTCTTGATGCTCTGGTCTTGGGTGTTCACCAAGTTGGTCTATCTGgttggaagcaagaggaatgtttAGCCATTAGAAACGAACTCCTAGCGTGGCGAGAGAGAGACCTACTTGAAAAAGAAG GGGAAGAGGATGGGAAAACCATTTGGGCCATGAGGCTGAAAGCAACTCTGGATCGAGCAAGGAGATTAACATCAGAATATTCTGATTTACTTCTTCAAATATTTCCTTCTAATGTGGAG ATATTAGGAAGAGCTCTAGGGATTCCAGAGAACAGTGTCAAGACCTATACAGAAGCTGAGATTCGTGCTGG GATAATTTTCCAGATCTCAAAGCTCTGTACTGTTCTTCTGAAAGCTGTTAGAAACACACTTGGTTCTGAGGGATGGGACGTCATTGTACCAGGATCAACTTCTGGGACATTAGTTCAG GTGGATAGCATTGTGCCAGGTTCATTACCATCAACTGATGGTGGTCCTGTTATTCTATTAGTCAACAAAGCTGATGGCGATGAAGAG GTAAGTGCTGCTAATGGGAACATAGCCGGAGTCATGCTTCTCCAGGAACTTCCTCACTTGTCTCACCTCGGCGTTAGAGCGCGGCAG GAGAAAATAGTCTTTGTGACATGTGATGACGATGAAAAGGTGGCTGAGATACGGCGACTTGTTGGAAAATATGTGAG TTTGGAAGCATCTCCAAGCCATGTGAACCTGATGCTTTCAACTGAAGATAACAAAAGGACGGATAAGAAGAGTGTATCTGTCAATGAAGAAGAGTCAAAGCCTGTTTCCTCAACTTCTAATAGCCTCCTTTACTCATACAAG GATATCTCTAGTGGAGGAATCATAGCACTTGCTGATTCAGATGTATCAACATCTGGTTCAAAAGCTGCTGCTTGTGGTCTTCTTGCATCTCTAGCAGCAGCCTCTACTAGAG TGCACAGCGAACATGGAGTTCCAGCATCATTCAAGGTTCCAATCGGAGTTGTCATACCTTTTGGCTCAATGGAGTTAGCTTTAAAGCAAAGCAACTCAGAAGAAAAGTTTACATCACTGCTAGAAAAGCTAGAAACCGCCACACCTCAAGACGGTGAGCTAGACAGCATATGTGATCAGATCCATGAACTGATGAACTCACTGCAAGTCCCtcaagaaacaatcaacaccaTAAGCAAAGCCTTTCCCAAAGACACTCGTCTCATTGTTCGTTCTAGCGCCAACGTTGAGGACTTAGCTGGAATGTCAGCAGCAGGACTCTACGAATCAATCCCCAACGTGAGCCCCTCAGATCCTTCAGTGTTCTCTGCTTCCGTTTGCCAAGTTTGGGCTTCTCTCTACACAAGAAGAGCTGTTCTGAGCCGTAGAGCTGCTGGTGTCTCTCAAAGAGAGGCTTCAATGGCGGTTCTCGTTCAAGAAATGCTTTCTCCTGACTTATCTTTCGTTCTTCACACTGTGAGTCCATCTGATCCAAAGAACAACCTAGTGGAAGCTGAGATTGCTCCTGGTTTAGGTGAGACTTTAGCTTCGGGGACGAGGGGAACACCGTGGAGATTAGCTTCTGGTAAGCTTGATGGGATTGTGCAGACCTTAGCGTTTGCTAACTTTAGTGAAGAGCTTCTCGTGTCAGGTAAAGGTCCTGCTGATGGCAAGTATGTTCGGTTGACCGTTGACTATAGCAAGAAACGGTTAACGGTTGACTCGGTGTTTAGACAGAGACTTGGTCAGAGACTCGGTTCGGTTGGTTTCTTCTTGGAAAGAAACTTTGGTTGTGCACAAGACGTTGAAGGCTGTTTGGTTGGTGAAGATGTTTACATTGTTCAGTCAAGGCCACAACCtctgtaa
- the LOC106380376 gene encoding two-component response regulator 24-like, with product MAGEVPNLEASKLTALVVDDNFVNQSVHHKLLDRLGIKNDVVSNGQEAVDVHCSGRNYDLILMDMDMPIMNGIQATRRLREMGIESKIAGVTTRAEEEEVKEFMEAGLNDFQEKPLTISKLVSILHNLELYVQT from the exons atgGCTGGTGAAGTTCCAAATTTGGAAGCGTCGAAGTTAACAGCCTTGGTCGTCGATGACAACTTTGTAAACCAAAGTGTCCATCATAAACTTTTGGACCGTCTCGGGATTAAAAACGACGTCGTATCTAACGGCCAAGAAGCCGTTGACGTTCATTGTTCCGGCAGAAACTATGATCTCATCCTCATGGACATGGATATGCCCATCATGAATGGTATTCAG GCCACAAGGAGACTAAGAGAGATGGGGATAGAGAGCAAGATAGCAGGAGTAACAACTAGAGCTGAGGAAGAAGAGGTGAAAGAGTTTATGGAAGCTGGACTTAATGACTTTCAAGAGAAACCTCTCACCATTTCTAAACTTGTCTCTATTCTTCATAATCTTGAGCTCTACGTCCAAACCTAG
- the LOC106382665 gene encoding UMP-CMP kinase 3 isoform X1, whose product MGSVVDAANKEVNGTSSAKKPNVIFVLGGPGSGKGTQCAYIVEHFGYTHLSAGDLLRAEIKSGSENGTMIQNMIKEGKIVPSEVTIKLLQKAIQENGNDKFLIDGFPRNEENRAAFEKVTEIEPKFVLFFDCPEEEMERRLLGRNQGREDDNIETIRKRFKVFLESSLPVIQYYEAKGKVRKIHAAKPIEDVFQEVKAVFSPEAEKVAA is encoded by the exons ATGGGATCCGTTGTTGATGCTGCAAACAAG GAGGTAAATGGAACCTCAAGTGCAAAGAAACCAAATGTTATTTTTGTCCTGG GTGGTCCAGGCAGTGGGAAAGGTACACAGTGTGCCTATATTGTTGAGCATTTTGGTTACACACATCTCAGTGCTGGAGACCTTCTCAGGGCTGAGATTAAATCAGGTTCTGAAAATGG AACTATGATCCAGAATATGATCAAAGAAGGGAAGATTGTGCCTTCTGAGGTTACAATCAAGCTTCTCCAGAAAGCAATTCAGGAAAACGGGAATGACAAGTTCCTCATTGATGGTTTCCCTCGCAATGAGGAGAACCGAGCAGCATTTGAAAAAGTT ACTGAGATTGAACCAAAGTTTGTCTTGTTCTTTGATTGTCCTGAGGAAGAGATGGAGAGACGCTTATTAGGACGTAACCAG GGGAGAGAGGATGACAATATTGAGACTATAAGGAAGCGTTTCAAGGTGTTTCTTGAATCTAGCTTACCAGTGATTCAGTACTATGAAGCTAAGGGGAAAGTTAGAAAG ATTCATGCCGCAAAGCCCATTGAAGATGTGTTTCAGGAGGTGAAGGCAGTCTTTTCTCCTGAAGCTGAGAAG GTTGCAGCCTAG
- the LOC106382665 gene encoding UMP-CMP kinase 3 isoform X2, translating to MGSVVDAANKEVNGTSSAKKPNVIFVLGGPGSGKGTQCAYIVEHFGYTHLSAGDLLRAEIKSGSENGTMIQNMIKEGKIVPSEVTIKLLQKAIQENGNDKFLIDGFPRNEENRAAFEKTEIEPKFVLFFDCPEEEMERRLLGRNQGREDDNIETIRKRFKVFLESSLPVIQYYEAKGKVRKIHAAKPIEDVFQEVKAVFSPEAEKVAA from the exons ATGGGATCCGTTGTTGATGCTGCAAACAAG GAGGTAAATGGAACCTCAAGTGCAAAGAAACCAAATGTTATTTTTGTCCTGG GTGGTCCAGGCAGTGGGAAAGGTACACAGTGTGCCTATATTGTTGAGCATTTTGGTTACACACATCTCAGTGCTGGAGACCTTCTCAGGGCTGAGATTAAATCAGGTTCTGAAAATGG AACTATGATCCAGAATATGATCAAAGAAGGGAAGATTGTGCCTTCTGAGGTTACAATCAAGCTTCTCCAGAAAGCAATTCAGGAAAACGGGAATGACAAGTTCCTCATTGATGGTTTCCCTCGCAATGAGGAGAACCGAGCAGCATTTGAAAAA ACTGAGATTGAACCAAAGTTTGTCTTGTTCTTTGATTGTCCTGAGGAAGAGATGGAGAGACGCTTATTAGGACGTAACCAG GGGAGAGAGGATGACAATATTGAGACTATAAGGAAGCGTTTCAAGGTGTTTCTTGAATCTAGCTTACCAGTGATTCAGTACTATGAAGCTAAGGGGAAAGTTAGAAAG ATTCATGCCGCAAAGCCCATTGAAGATGTGTTTCAGGAGGTGAAGGCAGTCTTTTCTCCTGAAGCTGAGAAG GTTGCAGCCTAG